A single genomic interval of Bradyrhizobium japonicum USDA 6 harbors:
- the dnaN gene encoding DNA polymerase III subunit beta, with product MKVTVERAQLLKSLGHVHRVVERRNTIPILGNVLVRAENAKLSLKATDLDLEVTETLPAETATAGSTTVPAHMFYDIVRKLPDGSQIVLEADGDRAVLAIRAGRSRFTLQTLPENDFPDLAAGDMSHSFSLAAKDVKRLIDRTQFAISTEETRYYLNGIYLHAAGTATAATLRGVATDGHRLAQLDLVQPKGADGMPGVIVPRKTVGEVQRLIEDNEAEVTIELSQAKIRFTIGNVVLTSKLIDGTFPDYGRVIPQGNDKELVVDKKDFENAVDRVSTISSERGRAVKLSLSPGKLVLSVTNPDSGSATEELEVEYASDALDIGFNSRYLLDIAAQIEGDVATLKLADPGSPTLVQDKDDKSALYVLMPMRV from the coding sequence ATGAAGGTTACGGTCGAACGCGCGCAACTCCTGAAATCGCTGGGTCATGTCCACCGCGTGGTCGAGCGCCGCAACACCATTCCGATCCTCGGCAACGTGCTGGTCCGCGCCGAGAACGCGAAATTGTCGCTGAAGGCGACCGACCTCGACCTCGAGGTGACGGAGACGCTCCCGGCCGAAACCGCGACCGCGGGCTCCACCACCGTGCCGGCGCACATGTTCTACGACATCGTGCGCAAGCTGCCTGACGGCTCGCAGATCGTGCTGGAGGCCGACGGCGACCGCGCCGTGCTGGCGATCCGCGCCGGCCGCTCGCGCTTCACGCTGCAGACCCTGCCGGAGAATGATTTCCCGGATCTCGCTGCCGGCGACATGTCGCACTCGTTCTCGCTCGCCGCCAAGGACGTCAAGCGGCTGATCGACCGCACCCAGTTCGCGATCTCGACCGAAGAGACGCGCTATTATCTCAACGGCATCTATCTGCACGCCGCGGGCACGGCCACGGCCGCCACCCTGCGCGGCGTTGCCACCGACGGCCACCGGCTCGCCCAGCTCGACCTGGTCCAGCCCAAGGGCGCCGACGGCATGCCCGGCGTGATCGTGCCGCGAAAAACCGTCGGCGAGGTGCAGCGCCTGATCGAGGACAACGAGGCCGAAGTCACGATCGAGCTGTCGCAGGCAAAGATCCGCTTCACCATCGGCAATGTGGTGCTGACCTCGAAGCTGATCGACGGCACCTTCCCCGACTATGGCCGCGTGATCCCGCAGGGCAACGACAAGGAACTCGTCGTCGACAAGAAGGATTTCGAGAACGCGGTAGACCGCGTCTCCACCATCTCCAGCGAGCGCGGCCGCGCCGTGAAGCTCTCGCTGTCGCCGGGCAAGCTGGTGCTATCGGTCACCAACCCGGATTCCGGCAGCGCGACCGAAGAGCTCGAAGTCGAATACGCCTCCGACGCGCTCGATATCGGCTTCAACTCGCGCTACCTCCTCGACATCGCCGCCCAGATCGAAGGCGACGTCGCCACGCTGAAGCTCGCCGACCCCGGCTCGCCGACGCTGGTGCAGGACAAGGACGACAAGAGCGCGCTCTACGTGCTGATGCCGATGCGGGTGTGA
- the dnaA gene encoding chromosomal replication initiator protein DnaA: MNTSEQDRWSRVKSRLRSNVGEDVYTSWFARMDLEGVQEESVRLSVPTRFLKSWIQAHYAERVLSCWQAEAPEVHRIDLTVRSAVRPVVQQKEAPAPVETRRAPAPELRSTATAPVSANHDALGGSPLDPRLTFASFVVGRSNTLAHAAARQVAEGRRGDPVMFNPLYIHAGVGLGKTHLLQAVTWAGNSGNERKVLYLTAEKFMYGFVAALKTQTALAFKEALRGIDVLVIDDLQFLQGKSTQAEFCHTLNALIDAGRQVVIAADRPPSDLESLDDRVRSRLAGGLVVEMGSLGEELRHGILKSRVAAARSHHATFDVPEEVLHYLARTITHNGRDLEGAINRLLAHSKLNNQPVTLEMAEREVRDLVRPQEPKRIKIEDIQRVVARQYNVSRSDLLSSRRTANVVRPRQVAMYLAKTLTLRSLPEIGRRFGGRDHTTVLHAVRKIEALVNKDTALSEEVESLKRQLQE, translated from the coding sequence ATGAACACATCGGAACAGGATCGCTGGTCACGCGTGAAGAGCCGGCTGCGCTCGAATGTAGGCGAAGACGTCTATACGAGCTGGTTTGCCCGCATGGATCTGGAAGGCGTGCAGGAGGAGAGCGTGCGGCTCTCGGTGCCGACCCGCTTCCTGAAGAGCTGGATTCAGGCGCATTATGCCGAGCGCGTGCTGTCGTGCTGGCAGGCCGAGGCGCCGGAGGTGCATCGCATCGATCTCACCGTTCGCTCCGCGGTGCGCCCGGTCGTGCAGCAGAAGGAAGCGCCTGCTCCGGTCGAAACACGCCGCGCGCCCGCGCCGGAACTGCGCTCGACGGCGACTGCGCCGGTCTCCGCAAATCATGACGCGCTCGGCGGCTCGCCGCTCGATCCGCGCCTGACCTTTGCAAGCTTCGTCGTCGGCCGCTCCAACACGCTGGCGCATGCGGCGGCACGTCAGGTCGCCGAAGGGCGTCGCGGCGATCCCGTCATGTTCAACCCGCTCTACATCCATGCGGGCGTTGGCCTCGGCAAGACGCACCTGCTCCAGGCCGTGACCTGGGCCGGCAATTCCGGCAACGAGCGCAAGGTGCTGTATCTCACCGCCGAAAAATTCATGTACGGCTTCGTCGCCGCGCTGAAGACGCAGACGGCGCTCGCCTTCAAGGAAGCGCTGCGCGGCATCGACGTGCTCGTGATCGACGACCTCCAGTTCCTGCAGGGCAAGTCGACCCAGGCCGAGTTCTGTCACACGCTGAACGCGCTGATCGATGCCGGCCGCCAGGTCGTGATCGCGGCCGACCGTCCGCCGTCCGACCTCGAAAGCCTCGACGATCGCGTGCGCTCGCGCCTCGCCGGCGGTCTCGTGGTCGAGATGGGTTCGCTCGGCGAAGAACTGCGGCATGGCATCCTGAAGTCGCGGGTCGCGGCGGCCCGCAGCCATCACGCCACCTTCGACGTGCCTGAGGAGGTGCTGCATTATCTGGCGCGCACCATCACCCATAACGGCCGCGACCTCGAAGGCGCGATCAACCGGTTGCTCGCGCACTCGAAGCTGAACAACCAGCCGGTGACGCTGGAGATGGCCGAGCGCGAGGTACGCGATCTGGTCCGGCCGCAGGAGCCGAAGCGGATCAAGATCGAGGACATCCAGCGCGTGGTGGCGCGGCAGTATAACGTCAGCCGCTCCGACCTCCTGTCCTCGCGCCGCACCGCCAACGTGGTCCGTCCGCGCCAGGTGGCGATGTATCTCGCCAAGACGCTGACCCTGCGCTCGCTGCCCGAGATCGGCCGCCGCTTCGGCGGGCGCGACCACACCACCGTGCTGCACGCCGTGCGCAAGATCGAGGCGCTGGTCAACAAGGACACGGCGCTGTCCGAGGAAGTCGAGTCGCTGAAGCGCCAGCTTCAGGAATAA
- the rpsT gene encoding 30S ribosomal protein S20, with product MANTTSAKKATRKIARRTAVNKSRRTQMRGAVRTVEEAIATGDRAAALKAMANAEPALMRAAQRNIVHKNNASRKVSRLTAQIAKLAK from the coding sequence ATGGCCAACACGACTTCCGCCAAGAAAGCGACGCGCAAGATCGCCCGCCGCACCGCCGTCAACAAGTCGCGCCGCACCCAGATGCGCGGTGCCGTGCGTACCGTCGAAGAAGCCATCGCGACCGGCGATCGCGCCGCCGCGCTGAAGGCGATGGCGAACGCCGAGCCCGCGCTGATGCGCGCCGCGCAGCGCAACATCGTTCACAAGAACAACGCCAGCCGCAAAGTCTCCCGGCTCACCGCGCAGATCGCCAAGCTCGCGAAGTAA
- the msrA gene encoding peptide-methionine (S)-S-oxide reductase MsrA yields MLFMRKTTALPSATEALPGRAQAIPTATTHFVNGAKLQPPYPAGLEQAVFGLGCFWGAERKFWELGDGVYATAVGYAGGHTPNPTYEETCSGRTGHTEVVLVVFDPNKISYEKLLKTFWESHNPTQGMRQGNDVGTQYRSAIYTYSDAQKKAADESKALYQKALAAKGLGAITTEIAPAGAFYFAEDYHQQYLAKNPAGYCGLGGTGVSCPIGVGVSA; encoded by the coding sequence ATGCTGTTTATGCGCAAGACCACCGCATTGCCGAGCGCCACGGAGGCGCTGCCGGGCCGTGCGCAAGCCATTCCCACCGCGACCACCCATTTCGTCAACGGCGCGAAGTTGCAGCCGCCTTATCCCGCGGGCCTCGAGCAGGCCGTGTTCGGGCTCGGCTGCTTCTGGGGTGCCGAGCGCAAATTCTGGGAGCTCGGCGACGGTGTCTACGCGACCGCTGTCGGCTATGCCGGCGGCCACACGCCGAACCCGACCTATGAGGAGACCTGTTCAGGGCGCACCGGCCACACCGAAGTGGTGCTGGTCGTGTTCGATCCGAACAAGATCTCTTACGAGAAGCTCCTGAAGACGTTCTGGGAGAGCCACAACCCGACGCAGGGCATGCGCCAGGGCAACGATGTCGGCACGCAGTACCGAAGCGCGATCTACACTTATTCAGATGCGCAGAAGAAAGCGGCCGATGAATCGAAGGCGCTCTATCAGAAGGCGCTTGCTGCAAAAGGTCTCGGTGCCATCACCACCGAGATCGCGCCCGCCGGCGCGTTCTATTTCGCCGAGGACTACCATCAGCAATATCTGGCGAAGAACCCCGCCGGCTATTGCGGCCTCGGTGGCACCGGCGTGTCCTGCCCGATCGGCGTGGGTGTGAGCGCGTAA